The Polynucleobacter sp. JS-Mosq-20-D10 region GGGGTAGGTGAGCGCATTGCCCTAGTTGGAGAGTCCGGTTCAGGTAAGACGCTGACTGCTTTAGCGCCACTACGTCTTGAGCCGGAGGGTGCAAAAACATCTGGTCGAATTTTGTGGAGTGGCCAGAGTGCAGATGCTAGTAATCCTTCTGTGAATTTGCTAGACCTACCAATACAAGCTATTCGTGAAATTCGTGGTCGTGAGATTGCCATGGTCTTCCAGGAGCCGATGACTGCGCTCAATCCTTTGTTTACTATCGGCAATCAGATTGTTGAGGCAGTGCAGATTTATGAGCCATTGATCTCTAAGCCTGACGGAATGTCTGCTGCAATTGAACTGCTTAAGAAGACGGGTATTCCGGAGCCAGAAAAACGCTTTCATTCTTATCCTCACCAGCTATCTGGTGGACAGCGCCAACGCGCCATGATTGCAATGGCCTTGGCTTGTAAACCCAGATTACTCATTGCAGACGAGCCTACTACCGCTTTGGACGTGAGCTTGCGTTTGCAGATTTTAGATTTACTCAAAGAGTTGCAGGAGGAGTCTAAGGATCACGGTGGCATGGCGATCTTATTAATTACCCATGACCTTAATTTAGTAAAGCATTTTGCTCAGCGTGTTGCCGTTCTCAATCAGGGCAACCTAATGGAAGTAGGGCCTACAAAGCAAGTCTTTGAGCATCCGGATAACGCGTATACAAAAGCGTTGGTCAACAGCGAACCTGTGCGCAACTTAGCACCAGTAATGCCTTTGGCACCCGTCCTATTAAAGACGGAGAGCTTATCTGTTTCTTATCCTGGCACAGAGTCCACCTCTTGGTTTAAAAAATCTTCACGTCATCAGGTCTTACGAAAGGTGAGCTTTGAGCTCAAGCAGGGACAGACTATCGGTGTCATTGGGGAGTCTGGTTCAGGTAAGACCACTTTAGGTATGGCAGTTTTAGGTTTGTTGGGTGATTCTGCAGCAGAGATCACGGGCACAGTAGATGTATTGGGTAAAGATTGGCAAAAGCTAAAACCATTGGATCGCCGAGCCATGCGCTCGAGTTTGCAGGTAATTTTTCAAGATCCATTTGGCTCACTTTCTCCGCGCATGAATGTGATGCAAATTGTTTCAGAGGGTTTGGATGTGCATTTTCCGAATTTGTCTGCGGCGGAGCGTGAGTCCCGCGTTCTCGATATTTTGCGAGAGGTGGGAATTGATCGTTCCGCTCTCACGCGCTATCCCCATGAATTTTCTGGCGGTCAGAGGCAGCGCATTGCCATTGCTCGTGCTTTGATTCTGAAGCCGCAGATCTTGGTATTGGATGAGCCAACTTCAGCATTAGATGTATCGATTCAAAAACAGGTGCTCGCATTGCTGACGGAGCTCCAGAAAAAATACAACTTAGCCTATTTGATGATTAGCCATGATTTGGCGGTCATTCGGGCAATGTCGCATGAGGTGATGGTGCTCAAAGGGGGTAGGGTGGTGGAGTTTGGTGATACTGAGACCCTCATTAAGCACCCTCGTCAGACTTACACCAAAGAGCTTTTTGCAGCCGCTGAACTGAGCTAAGAGCTCAGTTAAATAGGCTCTACAAGGGGCTAAAGTGGTGCATTTACGCCCCATAATGGCAAATACACTATTGAAAACAAAGAGTTATCTCAGGCTTAGCACTTGGTGAAATGGGTCTTCTTTGCTAGAATCGAGTGATGTCCCTTAAAAAAGACCTCTTGCCAACGCTGATTCAGCAGTTGCCGATCGCTGCGCTGATTGCAATCACATTGGCTGCGAATCCCGCGCGAGCTGTGGATGCTGTTGCTGATACTGCAAAAGATTCGTCCGCAGAAGTTGTTAAAGAGACTCCTAAAGAAACCATGTTTCAGGCAGGTAAGTCTTACTTCGCCCGCGTGTCAGATCGTTTGGCAGATTCCGTTACCGGCAAATCAGATGAATTAATTAATCGCGCTATGGAAGTGATTGGCGTGCGTTACCGCTGGGATGCTGAGTTGCCGCAATCAGGTTTGGACGGTAGTAGTTTTGTTGGCTATGTTTTTAAAGATAAGCTAGGTTTTTTATTGCCACGCAAATCGACTCAAATGAGCCGAGTGGGCAAACCGATTACTCGTGAAGAATTGCAACCTGGTGACTTAGTGTTCTTCAACACCATGCGCTTAACTTTCTCTCATGTCGGCATTTATGTTGGTGACAATAAATTTATTCACTCTCCATCCAAAGGTACCAGTGTGCGTGTAGACGATCTTGGTAGCCTTTACTGGGATAAGCGCTTTGACGGTGCTCGCCGCTTAGACGGTAGTGACAATTTGGGTGATGCAGAGCGTCAAGAGTTGCTCAATGAAGTCAATAAGCTCAAGCGTAAGTCCCGTAGCCTTTGATTTTTATCTAGCTAAGCGAGTGTATGCTCCCTTAGCCATTCTTTGAGCGCTAAATCAATCCTAGTTTGCCATCCCGACCCGGATGCTTTAAATGCTTCGACTACGTCGCTAGACAAGCGAATGGTAGTTGATACTTTCGTTGGTAAAACTTGAGCCCCTCTAAGTTTTCGAGAGGCTAATTTAGCTTGTAGCGACTCTGGCAACTCTTTAAATGTTTTTGACTTTCTGAGCTCTTCAGCTGACCACTCGAAGTTTTCACCATTAATTTTGGATTTGTTTTTCATATTCAGTGAGCTCCCGCTTGTTTGCTTTTCTAAAGCTAATGACTCGTATTCCCTTTTCGCTCATCCACAGAAAGTCTTGCACCCTCAAAATCAAACTCGATAACCTCCTCAAATAAGAGATTTCGTTCTATTAGATTTCTTTTGTTTTTATGGTCATCATAGGTAATCTCCATATATCTAATTGTAGTTACAATCAGATATATGGAAATATACCATGCTTATGATGTGGGGATGTGGGGAGGTTTTACTGCTTCAACCTTTCCTTAATCAACCCCATTTGCTCCTGTGCTGCAACCTCACCAGCAAGAATGGCGGCATTTCTAGATTTGAAGTCACCGCTACTCATTTGTTTGAGTAGGGGCGTGATCACAATATCGGCGCTCTTGAGCTCATATTGATTAATACTTCGCTGCATGATGGATATGGTTTGTTGCATAACGCCAAAGGTTCCGCTGGCATCCTGATGAACAGGCTCTGATGAGATGTTGACCGCAATCACCAGCGTTGCGCCCATCTGCCTGGCATAACTCACTGGTACGGGGGCAACTAAGCCGCCGTCAACATACTCTTTGCCGCTAATGACTGCTGGCTGGAATACACCTGGAACACTACAGGAGGCGCGCACTGCTAGACCTGTATTGCCAGAGCGAAACAAAATACCTTTACCGGATTGCAGTTCAGTCGCCACAATCCCCAGGGGTATCCGCATTTGCTCGATAGACTTATTTTGCACTTCACGATTCACCATGTTTTGCAGGGCGTCCCCTTTAATGAGGCCGCCAAATCTTCCCGCAAAAGGGAGTCCCCAGTCGGCAATGGTGGCTTCATCAAGACTTAAGGCGAGTCGATTGAGATCATTTCCAGTAGCACCAGAGGCAAGTAATGCCGCAATAACGCTTCCGGCGCTACTGCCGACCACGATATCGGGTCGAATACCTTGCGCCTCTAAAGCCTTAATAACACCCACATGGGCAAAACCTCGGGCGGCACCCGCCCCTAACGCAAGGCCAATGACAGGCTTGCGACTACTCATTAAGCTACAACCAGCCAGACTCGAGCCCCCAAGCAGAGCCCCTAAACCTAGGCCTAAGCCCAGAAAACGACGTCTTGCATCGGTCTCAGGGGATGAAAGAGGGGGTAGGGCTGTAATTTCGTGCATATAGCTATTGTATTGAGCCTCCCTTATAATAGTTGCACGGTGAGCGAAAAAGACTTCGTTTCAGCGCGGGTAGCTCTCCCAAGTGAATTTTGTGGATGCATTGCCCGCAGTAGCTAAAAGTGCCACCAGAACACTACCAACCCATTACTGAAATACATTTTTATAGTCTCATCAGGCCAATGCCTGATAGCCCGAATTTTATGGATGATCACAATAAACGCGTAATTGAAACAGCCCTCTTGTGCGCGCAAGAACCACTCACAGTTGCTGATATGACGCGCTTATTTGTGGAAGATATTGCCGCTGGTGAAATTGATCATGCTCTTACCGAGCTTCAAAAAGCCTGGGAAGATAAAGGCATGGAGTTAGTGCACATTGCAACTGGCTGGCGTTTTCAGAGCCGCTTAGCAATGCGTGAATATCTTGATCGTTTGACCCCAGAAAAGCCGCCAAAGTATTCTCGTGCGGTGATTGAAACCTTGGCGATTATTGCCTACCGTCAGCCGGTGACACGTGGCGAGATCGAAGAGATTCGTGGTGTTGCAGTCAGTAGCAATGTGATGAAGCAGTTAGAGGATCGGGGTTGGGTTGAGGTGATTGGTCACAAAGAGACCATCGGTCGTCCCGGTTTGTATGCCACAACTAAGCAATTTTTAGACGATCTCAGTCTGACTAATTTACAAAGCTTGCCAATGTTAGAGGATGCTGCGCCAATGGCTGCAGCTGCGCAATTAGGTCAGGCGGTCATGGAATTTGATCCTAGTGCTACTGTTGAGACAGTCATCGAGTTAGATGAAAACGGTCAACCCATCATTCAGTTAACAGATGATGAATCGGTAGACGACGAATCCATGAGCGAAGAGATAAGTGAAGCAGTAGAAGCAGTTACTCCAGAGTCTGAAGACAAATCAGACGAACCAAAATAATTATTAATGACAAGTCATAACGAAAACGATTCATCTCCGATTAAATCTACATCGGATAACTCCACTGGTTCTGAGTCTGCGCCCAATCATTCAGAGGGTGCAAAAGGCGAAGGGCGTGAGGGTGGTCCACGTCGTCCACGCCGTCAGGGTGCGGGCGCTGGTAAGCCGTTTAATAAGAAACGTCCATTTAACAAGGATCGTCCTCGTCGCGAGGGCGACCCTGGTGGTGCGCGCGATGGCGTTAACCACGCAGCTGCCAAGCTGGCACCAAATCCGGCAGAAAGCGAAGCCTTGTTTGCTTCAGTAGTCTCTGGAGAATTCGATGCCGCATTAGATGCGCCTGAGGCCATTGAAGTTAAAAACCCAGATGGTGTGAATGAGAATGAGATTTCTCATCAAACTGGTGCAGAGCGTCGCGCACAACGTGTCCGTCATGACGATGATGCCGATACACCTAGCGATGATGAGATGAGTAGCTTGCAATTTGCCAACATCGATGACTTGCCGCTCAGCTTGCGTGATGAAGTTTGGTCAGACTTGGATGGCTTGGACGACGAAGCTGACGACGAAGATACTGTCAAGTTGCACAAGGTATTAGCTGATGTCGGCATGGGTTCACGTCGCGATATGGAAGACTTGATTATTCAAGGACGTGTGTCCGTGAATGGCTTGCCAGCCCATATTGGCCAGCGTATCGGGCCGACCGATCAGGTGCGTATTAACGGCAAGCCTGTGCATCGCAAGATTCAGACCAAGCCGCCACGCGTGATCATGTATCACAAGCCTTCTGGTGAAATCGTCAGTCAATCTGATCCAGAAGGTCGTCCAACTGTATTTGATCGTTTGCCAAAGCCACGTCAAGGACGTTGGATTGCAGTGGGGCGTTTGGACTTTAATACTGAAGGCCTCTTGCTATTTACAACTTCAGGTGAGCTGGCAAATCGCTTGATGCATCCTCGTTACGGCGTTGAGCGCGAGTACGCTGTCCGTATTTTGGGTGATTTGAGTCAAGAAAATATGGCTCAATTAAAGAGTGGTATTACCTTAGATGATGGCCAAGCCAAATTCTTACGACTTTCTATGGGTGGCGGAGAAGGTGCAAACCGTTGGTACCACGTTGCTTTGACTGAAGGCCGTAACCGTGAGGTACGCCGCATGTTTGAGGCAGTTGGGCATGTCGTCTCTCGCTTGATTCGTACTCGTTACGGCATTTTCTTATTACCTCCACGTTTGAGGCGCGGTAAGTGGGAAGAGATTGAGGCTGGCGGTATCTATAACTTAATGAAGTTTGCAGGCTTAAAAATGCCTCAACCCCAAGATAAGGGTCGTGGCCCCAGTTCTGGATCTCATGGAAGAGACCGTAATCCCGCCTCCAGTGGGGATTTTCAGCCAGACCCAATGCAAACCTCGGTTTCTTATTGGGGTTCACGGGATGCTTTAACCCAGGCCAGTGGTCATGGTTCTCTCACCCATCAAGGTCGGGGTGGTAAACCTGGCGGTGGTGGTTCTGGCGAGGGGCGCGGTCCTTTCCGGGGTCGTACTCAGGGCGGACGTCCAGGTGCAGGTGGTCAAGGTGGTCAGAGCCAGAACCGTAATAAAGGCAAAAAAGTCCATCATGGACAGTCTGCTTTTGTAACGGCAAGCCCTCAAACTCCAGGAAATGGCCCTAAACGAGGGGCACCTAAAGGGCGCAAACCCTTCAATAAAGGCCCTAGAAAACCGCGAAATCCAAGCGAAAGCTTCTGATTTTCATGAGTTTTCCTCTAAATCGGCTATAATTTTGGACTTACAGCAGTTTGCTGCTGTTTTAAGTTGTTACCGACTGATGTTGCGATCAACGTAAGTCGGCCTGTTCTGAATTTCGAGAATATGGGCTTTGAAGCCCATTTTTTTTTGCCGTTTTGGATTGAAGGGTATTCGTGAAGGATCAGCGGATTATTTCTGCAGAGGTAGAAAACCTAGGGTACACGCTAGTTGATATCGAGCGTGAAGCCGGAGGTTTGCTGCGTGTCACGATCGAAAACCCGGATTATGAGCGTTTGATTAATGTCCAGGATTGCGAAAAGGTAAGTCATCAACTGAGCTACACATTGCCAGTGGAAAACATTCCCTTTGAGCGTCTAGAGATTTCTTCTCCTGGTCTAGATCGCCCTGTTAAATCAGCGGCTGATTACGAGCGCTTTTCCGGAATGGAAGTGGATTTGAAATTGCGAGTTGCCGCTGGCGATCGCAAGAAGTTTCGTGGTGTGTTGCAAGGATTGCTGAGTGGTGAGTTGGATTCACCCGATGCGAAATTTGGTTTGTTGTTTGAAGGCGCTGATGGCGCTGAGTCTCAATTGGAGTTTTCTTTAGCCGAGGTCGATAAGACTCGGTTGGTCCCTGTTATTGATTTCAAAGGAAGAAAGTCATGAGCCGAGAAGTTCTCATGTTGGCAGACGCCTTAGCGCGTGAAAAGAACGTAGATCAAGCGATTGTGTTTGAGGCGCTAGAAATGGCGTTGGCATCAGCTACTAAGAAACGTTATCCGACAGAAGATGTGGATATCCGTGTATCGATTGATCGCGAGTCTGGTGAATACGAAACCTTCCGTCGCTGGTTGGTTGTTCCTGATGAAGCAGGTCTCCAAGAGCCTGATAAAGAAATTCTGCATTTCGAAGCCCTCGAACAATTTCCTGATATGGAAGTTGGCGAATACATTGAAGAGCAAATCGAATCTTTAGCCTTTGGCCGTATTGGCGCACAAGCTGCCAAGCAAGTGATCTTGCAACGTATTCGTGATGCTGAGCGTGAGCAGATTCTGAACGACTACCTTGAGCGTGGCGAAAAAGTCATGACCGGTACCGTGAAGCGTGCTGACAAAAATGGTTTGATTATTGAGTCTGGTCGCGTTGAAGCCCTGCTGCGTCGCGATCAAATGATTCCTAAAGAGAACCTCCGTTCTGGTGATCGTGTTCGTGCTTACATCTTGAAAGTAGATCGTGAAGCCCGTGGTCCACAGATTGAGCTCTCACGTACTTGCCCAGATTTCTTGATCAAGTTATTCGAGAACGAAGTTCCAGAAATGGAGCAAGGTTTATTAGAGATTAAGGGTGCAGCACGCGATCCTGGTATCCGCGCAAAAATTGCTGTGATTACTTACGACAAGCGTATCGATCCAATTGGCACTTGCGTTGGCGTTCGTGGCACACGCGTTACTGCAGTTCGTAATGAAGTGGCTGGCGAGGCGGTAGATATTGTGTTGTGGTCTGAAGACCCAGCGCAGTTTGTGATTGGTGCCTTAGCTCCAGCACAAGTCTCTTCGATCGTAGTTGACGAAGAGCGTCACGCTATGGATGTGGTGGTTGATGAAGAGAACTTGGCAATTGCGATTGGCCGCAGTGGACAGAACGTCCGCCTGGCTAGCGAACTGACTGGTTGGCAGATCAACATCATGACTCCAGAAGAGTCTGCTGAGAAAACTGAAAAAGAAGCTGCTTCTGTACGTCAATTGTTCATGGATAAATTGGACGTTGACCAAGAAGTTGCTGATATTTTGATCGAAGAAGGTTTCAACACATTAGAAGAGGTTGCTTACGTACCCCTTTCTGAAATGTTGGAAATTGACTCTTTTGACGAAGACACCGTAAACGAATTGCGTACTCGTGCGCGTGACTCTCTCTTGACCATGGAATTGGCTAAGGAAGAGCGCGTTGGCGAAGTCTCACAAGATTTACGTTCCCTTGAGGGAATGACCACTGAACTGGTTGCCAAGCTTGCTGACAATCAAGTTCATACCCGTGACGACTTAGCTGAACTGGCTGTTGATGAGCTAGTTGAGGCGACACAAATTGACGAAGAAACCGCGAAAACGCTCATCATGAAAGCGCGCGAACATTGGTTTACTTCATGAGAGGAAGTAGTACATGGCAACAACAGTAAAAGTACTCGCTAAAGAATTAAAACGTACCGCGCCAGACCTTCTAGAGCAATTGAAGGCGGCCGGTGTTGAAAAAGGTTCTGAGGACGACAGCATTACCGAAAAGGACAAGACTGTCCTGCTTGAGCATTTGCAAAAAGAGCATGGCAGTGCAGATACGGGTAGTCGTAAAAAGATTACCTTAATCAAGCGCGAAAACTCTGAGATTCGTCAGGCAGATTCTGCTGGGCGTACTCGCACTGTTCAGGTTGAGGTTCGTAAAAAGCGCGTGCTCGTTAAAGCAGGAGATAAAGCTCCTGAAGAGGCTCCTGCTCCAGCAGCCAAGAAAGCTGTTTCTGCAGCATCCGCTAAACCCATCTTATCCGCTGAAGAGTTAGAAAAACGCGCTGCTGAAGCTACGCGTCAAGCTGAGTTATTGGCTCGTCAAGAAGCTGAAATGAAAGCAGCAGAAGATGCTCGCCAAAAAGAGGCTGATGCTGCAGCGGCTGCAAGTGCAGCTGAGCCAGCGACTGAGAAATCCGCCAAGGCAGACGGAGATGCTGCAGCAGCTAAAGCTGCTGAAAAGAAAGCGAAGGCTGACAAGGCTGCTAAAGATATTGCTGATGCTAATAAAGTGCAATTGGCGGATATCACTAAACGCCGTGCCGCTGCTGAGGCTGAAGCTTTAGCAATTCGCGACATGATGAGTACACCTGCGCGTGTTCTTAAGGCGCCAAGTGAAATTGCTGCTGAAGAAGCTAAAAAAGGTACTCTACATAAGCCTGCCAAGGTTGAGGGTGCTGAGGATAAGAAAAAAGCAGTTGCTAAAGTTGGCGGTAAGACGATTAAATCTGCAGAGACTTCATCTACTTGGCAAGAAGAAGGCGCTAAAAAACCAGGTGGTCTCAAGACTCGTGGTGATAGCTCAGGTGGTGTAGGTGGTTGGCGTTCAGGCGGCGGCAGAAGAAAGCAACGTCAAATTGCTGAAGCCAATGTCGACACCAATTTCCAAGTGCCTACTGAAGCTATTGTGCGCGATGTCAATGTCCCAGAAACCATCACCGTTGCTGAGTTAGCTCACGCTATGGCTGTGAAGAGTGCAGAAGTGATTAAGCTCTTGATGGGTATGGGTCAGATGGTCACCATTAACCAGATCTTGGATCAAGATACGGCAATGATCATCGTCGAGGAAATGGGCCACACAGCGCATGCTGCTAAGTTAGATGACCCCGATTTAGATTTGGGTACAGCTGGTCACGATGCAGAGTTATTGCCGCGTCCACCCGTAGTTACGGTGATGGGTCACGTTGACCACGGTAAAACATCTTTACTTGATAAGATTCGCGCAGCTAAGGTTGCAACTGGCGAAGCTGGTGGTATTACTCAGCACATCGGCGCGTATCACGTTGAAACTCCCCGCGGCATGATTACCTTCCTTGATACTCCGGGTCACGAAGCCTTTACGGCAATGCGTGCTCGCGGTGCCAAGGCAACGGATATCGTGATCTTGGTGGTTGCAGCGGATGATGGCGTGATGCCACAAACCAGAGAAGCGATTCACCATGCTCAAGCAGCGGGTGTTCCAATCGTTGTAGCAATCAATAAGATTGATAAACCTGAGGCCAATTTAGAGCGTGTCAAAACGGAATTGGTAGCTGAGCAAGTAGTGCCTGAGGAATACGGTGGCGATGTGCCATTTATTGGTGTTTCTGCCAAAACAGGTGATGGTATCGATGCATTGCTCGAGAACGTGCTCTTGCAAGCAGAAGTGTTAGAGCTTAAAGCAGCTAAAGAAGCTCCGGCACAAGGCTTAGTGATTGAGGCACGTTTGGATAAAGGGCGTGGCCCGGTTGCAACTGTTCTCGTTCAGTCTGGAACGCTCAAGCGTGGCGATATGTTGTTAGCTGGTTCAACCTACGGTCGTGTTCGCGCGATGTTGGATGAGAACGGTAAGCCATGTAATGAAGCTGGCCCATCTATCCCTGTAGAGATCCAAGGTTTATCTGAGGTTCCTGCAGCTGGTGAATCTGTACAAGTGGTTCCTGACGAGCGTAAAGCACGCGAGATTGCACTGTTCCGTCAAGGCAAGTTCCGTGATGTGAAGCTAGCGAAACAGCAAGCCTTCAAACTCGAAACCATGATGGAAAACATGGAAGAGGGTGCAATTGAAGCGAAGTTGTTGCCGCTGATTATTAAAGCAGACGTACAAGGTTCTCAAGAGGCATTGTCACAGTCATTGCAAAAGCTCTCTACTGCGGAGGTGAAGGTTCAAATCGTTCACGCAGCAGTCGGTGGCATTACTGAGACTGACGTGAACTTGGCAGTTGCTTCTAAGGCAGTGATCATTGGCTTTAACTCTCGTGCAGATGGTGCGGCGCGTAAGTTGGCTGAAAATAATGGTGTGGATATTCGTTATCACAACATTATTTATGACGCAGTTGATGAAGTGAAGGCAGCCTTAAGCGGCATGTTGACACCAGATAAGAAAGAAGAAATCACCGGTATGGTGGAGATTCGTCAAGTCTTCTTGGTATCTAAAGTTGGCGCGATTGCTGGTTGCTTAGTGCTCGATGGTGTGATTAAGCGTAACTCTAGTGTTCGCCTCTTGCGTGACAATGTGGTGGTCTGGAGTGGTGAGCTAGATTCTCTCAAGCGCTTTAAGGATGATGCAAAAGAAGTTCGTGCCGGTGTTGAGTGTGGCTTGTCATTAAAAGGCTACAACGACATCAAAGAGGGCGATCAACTAGAAGCATTTGAAGTGACTGAAGTTGCTAGAACACTTTAAGAGCTACCCAGTTAATGCATAAATCTAGCCCTCATCGTAACCAGCGTCTCGCCGATCAAATTCAGCGAGACCTGGCCGAGCTGATTCCTCGTGAATTGCGTAGCCCGAGCCTAGGTTTGATTACTTTACAAAGTATTGAACTTACGCCAGATTTGGCGCATGCAAAAGTCTTCTTCACTGTTTTGGGCGCTGAGCCTGAAGTAGCATTGAAGGCGTTACAGGATAAAGCGGGCTACTTACACTCTTTATTGTTTAAGCGTTTGCATATTCATACTGTGCCAACCCTGCATTTCCACTACGACAGTTCTGTTGAGCATGGCATCGAAATGTCTCGCTTAATTGATCAAGCGGTGGATAGTGATCGCAAAGACGAGAACGCGTAAATAGCTATGTCTGTACGTATCGATGGCGTTGTCTTGCTTGATAAACCTGCTGGCATGAGCTCGCAAGGAGCCGTTACTGCTGTGAAGCGTGCATTCAATGCGGAAAAAGCTGGGCACACGGGCACCTTGGATCCAATGGCTACAGGCTTACTCCCCATTTGTTTGGGTGAAGCAACAAAGTACTCTCAGGATTTATTGGAAGCGGATAAGACTTACATCGCTCAAGTGAAATTTGGTCAGCGCACTGATACTGGCGATGCTGAAGGCCTCATCATTGAAGAGTTGCCGCTCCCAGTATTTGCTGATGAAGTTGCCTTGAAGTTAGCGCTAGAGTCATTATTGCCCGCATTTACTGGTCTCATTAGTCAGGTTCCGCCAATGTATTCAGCACTCAAGCGCGATGGCAAGCCTTTATATGAATATGCTCGTGCTGGTGTTGAGTTGGAGCGTGCCCCACGAAATATTACGATTCACGCCATTCGCTGGACCAATATCAATTGGCCTGAAGCCACTTTAGAAGTGAGCTGTAGCAAAGGTACTTACATTCGTGTCTTAGCAGAAGATATTGGCAAAGCTTTGGGTTGTGGTGCGCATTTGGTTGGCTTGCGCCGTACTGAAGTAGGTCACCTCACTTTAGAACAGTCTTTCACAATCGAATCGATTCAGAAGGGCTTGCAAGAAAGCTCATGCTACATCTTGCCAGTCGATGCGCTATTACAAACCTTGCCACATCTAACAGTAGATGAGCAGCAAGCAAAACGTTTAGAGATGGGGCAGCGAGTCCCGCTCAATTTAACCTCGATAGAAGCGCTAGTGCGTATCTATCGCGCAACTGCTGCTCCACATAACTTTATCGGCACTGGAGATTGGCGCTCTGGGGTGTTGCATCCCAAGCGTTTGATTTCTTCGGCGCATTAACATTTTTGACTTATTAATTGATTAACCTTAACTAACCCGAATTTCATATTCTTAACTTTAGAAGCTTCACATGACTAAACGCGCACTTCGTAATATCGCCATCATCGCCCACGTTGACCACGGTAAAACTACTTTGGTTGACCAACTCTTGCGCCAATCTGGCACATTCCGCTCAAACGAAAAAATGACCGAACGCGTCATGGACTCAAATGATTTGGAAAAAGAGCGTGGCATTACTATTTTGTCCAAGAACTGTGCGGTTGAATATGACGGCACACACATCAACATCGTCGACACACCAGGACACGCCGACTTCGGTGGTGAAGTAGAGCGTGTGCTCTCCATGGTTGACGGTGTTTTGCTTTTGGTTGACGCAGTTGAAGGCCCAATGCCACAAACTCGCTTCGTAACTAAGAAAGCCTTGGCTCTTGGATTAAAGCCTATCGTTGTGATTAACAAGGTTGACCGTCCAGGTGCACGTTGTGACTACGTAATAAACGCCACTTTTGAATTGTTTGATAAGTTAGGCGCTACGGAAGAGCAACTCGACTTCCCAATCATCTATGCATCAGGCTTGAACGGTTATGCAGGCACAACGGAAGATGTCCGTGAAGGCGATATGCGTCCATTGTTTGACGCTGTTCTGAAATACGTCCCTGTGCGTGATGATGATCCAGATGGTCCTTTGCAATTCCAGATTTCTTCAATCGATTACAACAGCTATGTCGGTAAGATTGGTGTTGGTCGTATTAGCCGTGGACGTGTGAAGTCAGGCATGGAAGTAGTCTGCATGAACGGTCCTGATGGCGTGCCGTTTAAAGGCCGTATTAATCAAGTGTTGAAATTTAAAGGTTTAGAGCGTGAAATCGTTGACGAGGCCTTTGCCGGCGATATTGCTTT contains the following coding sequences:
- a CDS encoding patatin-like phospholipase family protein; translation: MHEITALPPLSSPETDARRRFLGLGLGLGALLGGSSLAGCSLMSSRKPVIGLALGAGAARGFAHVGVIKALEAQGIRPDIVVGSSAGSVIAALLASGATGNDLNRLALSLDEATIADWGLPFAGRFGGLIKGDALQNMVNREVQNKSIEQMRIPLGIVATELQSGKGILFRSGNTGLAVRASCSVPGVFQPAVISGKEYVDGGLVAPVPVSYARQMGATLVIAVNISSEPVHQDASGTFGVMQQTISIMQRSINQYELKSADIVITPLLKQMSSGDFKSRNAAILAGEVAAQEQMGLIKERLKQ
- a CDS encoding C40 family peptidase — its product is MSLKKDLLPTLIQQLPIAALIAITLAANPARAVDAVADTAKDSSAEVVKETPKETMFQAGKSYFARVSDRLADSVTGKSDELINRAMEVIGVRYRWDAELPQSGLDGSSFVGYVFKDKLGFLLPRKSTQMSRVGKPITREELQPGDLVFFNTMRLTFSHVGIYVGDNKFIHSPSKGTSVRVDDLGSLYWDKRFDGARRLDGSDNLGDAERQELLNEVNKLKRKSRSL
- the rluB gene encoding 23S rRNA pseudouridine(2605) synthase RluB; protein product: MTSHNENDSSPIKSTSDNSTGSESAPNHSEGAKGEGREGGPRRPRRQGAGAGKPFNKKRPFNKDRPRREGDPGGARDGVNHAAAKLAPNPAESEALFASVVSGEFDAALDAPEAIEVKNPDGVNENEISHQTGAERRAQRVRHDDDADTPSDDEMSSLQFANIDDLPLSLRDEVWSDLDGLDDEADDEDTVKLHKVLADVGMGSRRDMEDLIIQGRVSVNGLPAHIGQRIGPTDQVRINGKPVHRKIQTKPPRVIMYHKPSGEIVSQSDPEGRPTVFDRLPKPRQGRWIAVGRLDFNTEGLLLFTTSGELANRLMHPRYGVEREYAVRILGDLSQENMAQLKSGITLDDGQAKFLRLSMGGGEGANRWYHVALTEGRNREVRRMFEAVGHVVSRLIRTRYGIFLLPPRLRRGKWEEIEAGGIYNLMKFAGLKMPQPQDKGRGPSSGSHGRDRNPASSGDFQPDPMQTSVSYWGSRDALTQASGHGSLTHQGRGGKPGGGGSGEGRGPFRGRTQGGRPGAGGQGGQSQNRNKGKKVHHGQSAFVTASPQTPGNGPKRGAPKGRKPFNKGPRKPRNPSESF
- a CDS encoding BrnA antitoxin family protein, which gives rise to MKNKSKINGENFEWSAEELRKSKTFKELPESLQAKLASRKLRGAQVLPTKVSTTIRLSSDVVEAFKASGSGWQTRIDLALKEWLREHTLA
- the scpB gene encoding SMC-Scp complex subunit ScpB, coding for MPDSPNFMDDHNKRVIETALLCAQEPLTVADMTRLFVEDIAAGEIDHALTELQKAWEDKGMELVHIATGWRFQSRLAMREYLDRLTPEKPPKYSRAVIETLAIIAYRQPVTRGEIEEIRGVAVSSNVMKQLEDRGWVEVIGHKETIGRPGLYATTKQFLDDLSLTNLQSLPMLEDAAPMAAAAQLGQAVMEFDPSATVETVIELDENGQPIIQLTDDESVDDESMSEEISEAVEAVTPESEDKSDEPK
- a CDS encoding ABC transporter ATP-binding protein; amino-acid sequence: MSSVKSAAPLLRYEDFSISFGSGRREKFAVSHLDLEIGVGERIALVGESGSGKTLTALAPLRLEPEGAKTSGRILWSGQSADASNPSVNLLDLPIQAIREIRGREIAMVFQEPMTALNPLFTIGNQIVEAVQIYEPLISKPDGMSAAIELLKKTGIPEPEKRFHSYPHQLSGGQRQRAMIAMALACKPRLLIADEPTTALDVSLRLQILDLLKELQEESKDHGGMAILLITHDLNLVKHFAQRVAVLNQGNLMEVGPTKQVFEHPDNAYTKALVNSEPVRNLAPVMPLAPVLLKTESLSVSYPGTESTSWFKKSSRHQVLRKVSFELKQGQTIGVIGESGSGKTTLGMAVLGLLGDSAAEITGTVDVLGKDWQKLKPLDRRAMRSSLQVIFQDPFGSLSPRMNVMQIVSEGLDVHFPNLSAAERESRVLDILREVGIDRSALTRYPHEFSGGQRQRIAIARALILKPQILVLDEPTSALDVSIQKQVLALLTELQKKYNLAYLMISHDLAVIRAMSHEVMVLKGGRVVEFGDTETLIKHPRQTYTKELFAAAELS